In Mastigocladopsis repens PCC 10914, a single window of DNA contains:
- a CDS encoding DUF29 family protein, which produces MEELLELKDLLLKGDVPGALVIVEELEEMSRKDIIKTIRSYAVIVVLHLIKQQAENRTTRSWEVSIRNSVREIQRENKRRKARGYYLTAEELLETLEEAYLNAIDEASLEVEEGRYEPEELEQLVKREDIIKRALVLISGQE; this is translated from the coding sequence ATGGAAGAATTACTAGAGTTAAAAGATTTGTTACTCAAAGGTGATGTACCAGGAGCTTTGGTCATCGTTGAAGAATTAGAAGAGATGAGTCGTAAGGATATAATCAAGACAATTCGTAGCTATGCTGTGATTGTGGTGTTACATCTTATTAAACAGCAAGCAGAAAATCGCACGACTCGCTCTTGGGAGGTCTCTATTCGTAATTCAGTGCGGGAAATTCAAAGGGAAAATAAGCGTCGTAAAGCACGAGGTTATTATTTAACCGCAGAAGAATTGCTGGAAACCTTAGAAGAAGCTTACTTAAATGCCATTGATGAAGCTTCTCTAGAAGTAGAAGAAGGGCGTTATGAACCAGAAGAATTAGAACAACTAGTTAAGCGAGAAGATATTATAAAGCGCGCCTTAGTTTTGATTTCAGGACAAGAGTAA
- the apcB gene encoding allophycocyanin subunit beta, which translates to MRDAVTSLIKNYDVAGRYFDRNAIDSLKSYFESGTARVQASAAINANAAAIVKQAGSKLFEEQPELIRPGGNAYTTRRYAACLRDMDYYLRYATYALVAGSMDVLDERVLQGLRETYNSLGVPIGPTVLGIQIMKGIVKEQVSAAGVSDTSFVDEPFDYMTRELSEQDI; encoded by the coding sequence ATGCGGGATGCAGTGACAAGTTTAATTAAGAATTATGACGTTGCAGGGCGGTATTTCGACCGGAATGCGATCGACAGCCTCAAGTCTTACTTTGAAAGCGGTACCGCACGCGTGCAAGCATCTGCGGCTATTAATGCAAATGCGGCGGCAATTGTCAAGCAGGCTGGTTCTAAATTATTTGAAGAACAGCCGGAGTTGATTCGTCCAGGTGGAAACGCTTACACGACTCGTCGTTATGCGGCTTGTCTACGAGATATGGACTACTACCTGCGCTATGCTACCTATGCCCTTGTTGCTGGTAGTATGGATGTGCTGGATGAGCGGGTACTGCAAGGGCTGCGGGAAACTTACAATTCTTTAGGTGTGCCAATTGGTCCAACGGTTCTCGGTATCCAAATTATGAAGGGTATTGTGAAGGAGCAAGTGTCTGCGGCAGGTGTAAGCGATACGAGCTTTGTAGATGAACCGTTTGATTATATGACTCGTGAGTTGAGCGAACAAGATATCTAA
- the glnA gene encoding type I glutamate--ammonia ligase — MTTPQEVLKMIQDNNIQMIDLKFIDMPGTWQHLTVFHNQIDESSFTDGVPFDGSSIRGWKAINESDMAMVLDPDTAWIDPFMKEPTLSIICSIKEPRTGEWYSRCPRVIAQKAVDYLVSTGLGDTAFFGPEAEFFIFDDVRFDQGAHQGYYYVDSVEGRWNSGREEGPNLGYKPRYKEGYFPVPPTDTFQDIRTEMLLTMAKCGVPIEKQHHEVATGGQSELGFRFGKLIEAADWLMTYKYVIKNVANKYGKTVTFMPKPIFGDNGSGMHTHQSIWKDGQPLFAGDKYAGLSEMALNYIGGILRHAPALLALTNPTTNSYKRLVPGYEAPVNLAYSQGNRSASIRIPLSGTNPKAKRLEFRCPDATSNPYLAFAAMLCAGLDGIKNKIDPGQPLDKNIYELSPEELAKVPSTPGSLELALEALENDHAFLTESGVFSEDFVQTWISYKLDNEVNPMRLRPHPYEFALYYDA; from the coding sequence ATGACAACCCCACAAGAAGTCCTGAAGATGATTCAGGACAATAACATTCAGATGATCGATCTGAAATTCATCGATATGCCAGGAACCTGGCAGCATCTCACGGTTTTCCACAACCAAATCGATGAGAGTTCCTTCACAGACGGCGTACCTTTCGACGGTTCTAGTATCCGGGGTTGGAAAGCCATCAATGAATCAGATATGGCAATGGTACTCGATCCAGATACTGCCTGGATCGACCCTTTCATGAAAGAGCCAACTCTGAGTATCATTTGTAGCATCAAAGAACCACGGACAGGTGAATGGTATAGCCGTTGTCCTCGTGTTATTGCCCAGAAAGCAGTAGATTACTTAGTTTCCACTGGTCTTGGTGATACAGCCTTCTTTGGTCCTGAAGCCGAGTTTTTCATCTTTGATGATGTCCGTTTTGACCAAGGCGCGCACCAAGGCTATTACTACGTAGACTCGGTTGAAGGTCGTTGGAATTCAGGTAGAGAAGAAGGTCCTAACCTGGGGTACAAACCACGCTACAAAGAGGGCTACTTCCCAGTTCCCCCCACCGATACCTTCCAAGATATCCGTACAGAAATGCTGCTGACAATGGCAAAGTGCGGAGTCCCAATTGAAAAGCAGCACCACGAAGTTGCCACTGGTGGTCAAAGTGAACTTGGCTTCCGTTTTGGTAAGTTAATTGAAGCTGCTGACTGGCTGATGACTTACAAATATGTCATCAAGAATGTTGCCAATAAGTACGGCAAAACCGTCACCTTCATGCCCAAGCCCATCTTTGGCGATAACGGTTCTGGGATGCACACCCACCAGTCCATTTGGAAAGATGGTCAACCGCTGTTCGCTGGCGACAAATACGCTGGCTTAAGTGAAATGGCGTTGAACTACATCGGCGGTATCCTCAGGCATGCACCAGCACTGCTAGCCCTCACCAACCCCACCACCAACTCTTACAAGCGCTTGGTTCCTGGTTATGAAGCACCAGTAAACTTGGCTTACTCCCAAGGGAACCGTTCTGCTTCTATCCGTATTCCTCTGTCTGGTACTAACCCCAAAGCCAAACGGTTAGAGTTCCGCTGTCCTGATGCAACTTCTAACCCCTACCTGGCATTTGCTGCCATGCTGTGCGCTGGGTTAGATGGTATTAAGAACAAAATCGACCCCGGTCAACCTCTTGATAAAAATATCTATGAACTCTCCCCAGAAGAACTGGCGAAAGTTCCTTCAACTCCTGGTTCTCTCGAGTTGGCGTTGGAAGCACTAGAGAATGACCACGCCTTCTTAACTGAAAGCGGTGTGTTCTCAGAAGACTTCGTTCAAACCTGGATTTCCTACAAGCTAGATAATGAAGTCAACCCGATGCGGTTGCGTCCTCATCCCTACGAATTTGCCCTCTATTACGATGCTTAA
- a CDS encoding SDR family oxidoreductase, producing MIVGTQRTVVITGASTGIGEACALLLDQLGFFVFAGVRKDIDAQKLKCKASQRLIPIFLDVTEAESIAAAVETLTNAVGGGGILGLVNNAGIAVPGPLELLPIAEFQQQLQVNVTGQLAVTQAFLGLLRQSRGRIVNMGSISGRSPAPFLGAYNASKFALEALTDVMRMELRPWGISVSIIEPGAIATPIWDKSLTQSDMAQQNLPQWAENLYGHAMNAVRKKVGILASKGISPNIVAQAVVHALTAKKPHTRYLVGQDAKIAAVLKHILPDKLHDRLILYSMGL from the coding sequence ATGATTGTAGGAACTCAACGTACAGTCGTGATTACAGGAGCATCAACAGGAATTGGTGAAGCGTGTGCTTTGCTTTTAGATCAGTTGGGATTCTTTGTCTTTGCTGGCGTACGTAAAGATATCGATGCTCAAAAACTCAAATGCAAAGCGTCACAAAGACTCATTCCTATTTTTTTAGATGTTACTGAGGCTGAGTCAATTGCAGCCGCAGTTGAGACGTTAACAAATGCAGTCGGTGGTGGTGGAATTTTAGGTTTAGTGAATAACGCCGGAATTGCCGTCCCAGGTCCGTTAGAATTACTACCAATCGCAGAATTTCAACAGCAATTGCAGGTTAATGTCACCGGACAACTAGCAGTGACACAAGCATTTCTTGGTCTATTACGCCAGAGTCGGGGTCGAATTGTGAATATGGGTTCGATTAGTGGTAGAAGCCCTGCCCCGTTTCTTGGAGCTTACAATGCCTCAAAATTTGCGCTGGAAGCACTCACCGATGTGATGCGTATGGAGTTACGACCTTGGGGAATCTCAGTTTCAATTATTGAACCTGGTGCGATCGCTACCCCAATTTGGGATAAGTCCCTAACTCAATCCGATATGGCGCAACAGAATCTGCCTCAATGGGCAGAAAACTTGTACGGTCATGCTATGAATGCTGTGCGTAAGAAAGTGGGGATTTTAGCGTCTAAAGGAATTTCTCCGAATATAGTAGCTCAGGCTGTTGTCCATGCGCTCACTGCAAAGAAGCCGCATACTCGCTATCTCGTTGGACAAGACGCCAAAATCGCAGCAGTGCTCAAGCATATTTTGCCCGACAAACTGCATGATCGTCTCATTTTATACTCAATGGGTTTGTAG
- a CDS encoding ferritin-like domain-containing protein produces MAVAYPRKFQNAIGARDILTQVVRDRELHLITLNRYRYSEQRSCKDLTEVIEQLNGQPRELVRDLSHHISDEARHAMWLTDLLLELGADVGTPPGSSYIDEFDRLIDRDSYDPKRNLEDGIIAALAAINITEKRGCEYFSAHIYALKQAPQTEENIKIRETIEKILPEEAGHVRWGNRWLAQLADKSPEHRQKVEEAKRKYAAIEQAAFEAGMDITLGAELRRVANLLEVANTMPMWERPQYLMERLPQTLLAPDLQLTRINAVQRIWERDPQALMERFVPMFLNGIKGMQNNRKKTTV; encoded by the coding sequence ATGGCTGTTGCTTACCCACGAAAATTTCAGAATGCCATAGGTGCAAGGGACATTTTGACACAAGTTGTCCGCGATCGCGAATTGCATCTCATTACCCTTAACCGCTACCGCTACAGTGAGCAACGCAGTTGCAAAGACCTTACCGAAGTCATTGAACAACTCAATGGACAGCCACGCGAACTAGTACGGGATTTATCTCACCATATTTCAGATGAAGCCCGTCATGCCATGTGGCTGACTGATTTGTTGTTGGAACTGGGAGCGGATGTGGGAACGCCTCCTGGCTCTTCTTATATCGATGAATTTGATCGTCTTATAGACCGAGACTCCTACGACCCAAAACGCAACCTTGAGGACGGCATCATTGCTGCATTGGCAGCAATTAACATTACTGAAAAACGGGGCTGTGAGTATTTCTCTGCCCATATTTACGCCCTCAAGCAAGCGCCGCAAACCGAAGAAAACATTAAAATCCGCGAAACGATTGAAAAAATTCTGCCAGAAGAAGCTGGACACGTTCGCTGGGGTAACCGTTGGTTAGCGCAGTTAGCAGACAAAAGTCCAGAACATCGCCAAAAGGTCGAGGAAGCCAAGCGGAAATACGCTGCTATTGAACAAGCAGCCTTTGAAGCTGGCATGGATATCACCTTAGGTGCGGAACTGCGTAGAGTTGCCAACTTGCTAGAAGTGGCAAACACAATGCCAATGTGGGAACGTCCTCAATACCTAATGGAGCGCTTACCGCAGACTCTGCTAGCGCCAGATTTACAACTGACCCGCATTAATGCAGTTCAGCGTATTTGGGAGCGAGACCCACAGGCATTAATGGAAAGATTTGTGCCGATGTTTCTTAACGGCATCAAAGGGATGCAAAATAACCGCAAAAAAACGACAGTGTAG
- the patX gene encoding heterocyst-inhibiting protein PatX, giving the protein MRAAISLFISGLLLGSLAVNTQASGIQVSNSGIQELMSAKKNTNKPTRRPYRGSGRKEMVQHIEITHPVV; this is encoded by the coding sequence ATGCGTGCTGCCATTTCACTTTTCATCTCAGGATTGTTATTAGGCTCCTTAGCTGTTAACACTCAAGCATCTGGAATACAGGTATCCAACTCTGGCATACAAGAGTTGATGTCGGCAAAAAAGAATACCAACAAGCCTACTCGCAGACCCTATCGTGGTAGTGGGCGCAAAGAAATGGTGCAACATATCGAGATTACACATCCTGTTGTCTAA